The following is a genomic window from Mya arenaria isolate MELC-2E11 chromosome 4, ASM2691426v1.
tgcagtggaccgaaatgatttgggcaatttgagtaaaggagcaccaaacaaacatttctgtcaagttttatcgaaaaaaggtcatcggtttcgacgacaagtcgtataaagttttttttattttttagctctggcagccatggtgtgcagtggactggaaccatttaacaaattttggttaatgaccacccaaggaacatttctgtcaagtttcatcaaaatctgatcatcggtttctgagaagatgttctttaaaggattttctatttttttgccctggcagccatgttgtgcagcggaccggaaccatttgagcaattttggttaaggaccacccaaggaacaattctgtcaagtttcatcaaaatctgcctatccgtttcagaggagatgtcgtttaaagattttgctatttttagctgtggcggccatattgtgcaatggaccagaaccatttgagcaattttaataaaggaccacccaaggaacattactgtcaagtttcatcaaaatctgccgaaccttttcagaggagatgtcgtttaaagattttgctatttttagctctggcggccatattgtgcaatggaccggaaccatttgagcaattttggtaaaggaccaccaaaggaacattcctgtgaagttttgtcaaaatccgcttatcagtttcagaggagatgtcgtttaaaataaaagtttacgcacgcacgcacgcacgctcgaactcacgacggacaatctgtgacgacataagctccatggccttcggccagtggagctaaaaatcatTTCTCAAAAGCaagtttaagttatatttttgctaattgaaataagatactaaaGCCTGTTAAtcttaaatgatatttaagtaATTGGGACCAGACTTTAggaattgaaatatataaaatatatgtgtactTGTACATTTAGCAATAGGTACATGTAAACATTGCAGTTGAGTTTTAAATTCATTtgcacaatttcattttttaattgatcgcattttttcttgcatttatgcttcatgaacgcagttgggcatGCAGGCAAATTCCATGAGTCATTTGCTCCCTGCGTTCATATAGCATGAACACAagacaagaggcacatcagtgcctgtgctccactggccaaaaggttcaagcaaagaccacctaacgaacattttcgtcaagtttcatagaaatacaatcatcaatttttgaggagaagttatttaaaaaaattttttactttaatagctctggctgccatgttgtgcagtggaccgaaatgatttgggcaatttgagtaaaggagcaccaaacaaacatttctgtcaagttttatcgaaaaaaggtcatcggtttcgacgacaagtcgtataaagtttttttattttttagctctggcagccatggtgtgcagtggactggaaccatttaacaaattttggttaatgaccacccaaggaacatttctgtcaagtttcatcaaaatctgatcatcggttaacatttaatctgaatagattatgaagcaaatatctaacctgaacaagaactgacgagatagaatcgacttggtgtttcacttacacttttcggccatttaagttactaaaaatagctgtttcataaactttcagaatgtcacttaaacgaaaattaatgttcagtctatatatactttcctatgtataaatgtaaggtttttaaattgatctttttgtgagaactttatgcttatatgtttactcataaattattattgtttaaaaattatttaaagatgctatacgtgaaaaatttagacattattttttttttctattaaagggaggtaattcagtagtaaaatgtaatcaaagctattaaagcatggcatttcttttctaaccatgttgatattattacagtctattcaagcaagatgccttttgtttttacatagtacccataggttctgaaaaacaaggagcactattcccaacagaaggatgtcactgcctatcactgcatgagcatcataacaaagaaatgtttactcaaactgcaagctgctcaattgaaataggtatttacctcaagcatacagttttataatgtggcaaaatagtcggactactagattgtcattcggactagtaaaatatgccattatgctagtccaactggctagtaggttaaaatgtttttcgtgaagactgcggacgagaagtccttaaaggtttttctatttttaactctcgcagccatgttgtgcagcggaccggaaccatttgggcaattttggttaaagggcatcccgatgaacatttatgtaaagtttcatcaaaatctgataatcggtttctgagaagatgtagtttaacgttttttctattcttagctctggtgcccatgttgtgcagcagaccagaactgtttgggctattttggttaaggactacccaagtaacatttctgtcaagtttcattgcaatacgatcatcggtttctgaggagaagttgtttaaaggtttttctatttttacctctgggggccatcttgtgcagtggaccgaaaccattgaagcaaatttgataaaggaccatccaaggaacatttctgttaagtttcatcaaaatctgatcatcggtttctgagaagatgttctttaaaggtttttctatttttttgccctggcagccatgttgtgcagcggaccagaaccatttgagcaattttggttaaggaccacccaaggaacaattctgtcaagtttcatcaaaatctgcctatccgtttcagaggagatgtcgtttaaagattttgctatttttagctgtggcggccatattgtgcaatggaccagaaccatttgagcaattttaataaaggaccacccaaggaacattactgtcaagtttcatcaaaatctgccgaaccttttcagaggagatgtcgtttaaagattttgctatttttagctctggcggccatattgtgcaatggaccggaaccatttgagcaattttggtaaaggaccaccaaaggaacattcctgtgaagttttgtcaaaatccgcttatcagtttcagaggagatgttgtttaaagtaaaagtttacgcacgcacgcacgcactcacgacggacaatctgtgacgacataagctccatggccttcggccagtggagctaaaaaaggtgatcaatacttatatctagaaaaaaacattaatagtTTCTTCTGAAAAtgagtatttgttcttaaagaagagtaactgataagatacaTTTGTATGAAGGAATAGctgattttttaaagattgaatatcattggttaaatgatgtCCTACTAATCCAATCGAAGCGcagtattgaaataaacaatgatgtcatAACTTCTTGCGTGTTATTTAATATGACCGTCAAGTTTTATCTATAAAAAGGACtatgcaaatgtaaatattttgacatgtaCATTTGCTGACACTCGCATGAATCACTTGTCCCTGTGATTTTGCACATTTCATTCTAAACTTGTGCAGTGCACATTGCACTCATACTTGTGGCCATGTTTACAgtgaacagtctcaagtctgagtcttGATTCAGTCTCAGGAAAGCACTTTTATTAAGTTACAGAGAATCAGCTtcattccatttattttataaaaataatttcatcattaataCTCAACTAgaaggaaagttacaatgaaatgaagatttgcagttcTGCCACTCCAGTCTGAATTCAGACTTGAGGCTGTTTGTAATCCTGGCCCATGGGTGACGAAGTGCAAAAGACATAGTGCacaaaaagtagttcatatGTACAAGTAGCACTTCGCAACCccctttaataaaaacaaatacagctcCTTAATGGTAAcagatttctttttttcaactGACAATTGAATTGAAggcttacatttaaaaaaaactaaatgcTCTCTTTGAAAGAATGTGATTTggtttttcaatatttccaccaatttttttgtaattgaagTCCATGAACGCATGCTACTTTTGATCATATCTAAATAACTATTGAATCGGCATTTATAAACCATGAGATGGACCAAATcacatgcataacaaaataGACACTCTTTGGCCATATTAGGAACAATCATATCGTACGATCCATTTTTAAGATCcttcattattatttgtaatgggatatattttgaaaaaaaaaattgggggcTGAAAATATTACTCAAGGGATATTAAGATTTACaagttaaaatttatattgcTTCTGACACTGGCAAAGAATCCAATTAAAATTTGTGATCTAAAATACGATATTTTGTCGTACACACATTGAAATGATGGCTCGACTATGAGTATGTATGTTTGCTCCAAATTTAGAGAACTAAAATTTCATTCAATGTTGAGATGCATTTCAAATGAATGTACATCAAACAGAAATTGAAACACATCCAATAACAggggaaaataattttattcaatacaagAATACAAGTCATTTATATATGGTATATTCcttatatcacaaaaatatttctgaatagataatacattatacaataaaaaaaaaaaaaacaagagatgttagtgaaacatttatgcccccttgggagccaaattgttagtaggatttggacacttaaataaaatatggacaatcagaaaaccttttttcagcttacagtcacactgaccttgacctttgacccactgacctcaaaatcaatagggttcatctgctggtcatgaccaataagcctatctagtatgaggtccctgggtcaaagcgttctcaagttattgatcggaaaccgtttttcatgttaaggtcacactgaccttgacctttgacccactgacctcaaaatcaatagggttcatctgctggtcatgaccaatacacctaccaagtatgaggttcctgggtcaaagcgttctcaagttattgatcggaaaccgtttttcatgtaaaggtcacactgaccttgacctttgacccactgacctcaaaatcaatagggttcatctgctggtgatgaccaatacacataccaagtatgaggtccctcggtcaaagcgttctcaagttattgatcggaaaccatttggtattccgaccgaccgacagacagacagaccgaccgaccgaccgaccgaccgaccgacatgtgcaaaacaatataccccacttttttcaaaagggggcataaaaatacagggacaagcccagaagtcaaaacattcaaaaataaaccctgtttaggagcacaaggcaagggcccaaacaacaatgaactagagacacaaatgtttaaacaccacatacacagatacaatcaccaacaaacttacaccacatacacagatacaatcaccaacaaacttacaccacatacacagatacaatcaccaacaaacttacaccacatacacagatacaaacaccaacaaacttacaccacatacacagatacaaacaccaacaaacttacaccacatacacagatacaatcaccaacaaacttacaccacatacacagatacaaacaccaacaaacttacaccacatacacagatacaatcaccaacaaacttacaccacatacacagatacaaacaccatcaaacttacaccacatacacagatacaatcaccaacaaacttacaccacatacacagatacaaacaccaacaaacttacaccacatacacaaatacaaacaccaacaaacttacaccacatacacagatacaatcaccaacaaacttacaccacatacacagatacaatcaccaacaaacttacaccacatacacagatacaaacacacaaacaagctGTATACTTGGTATatgtaaaaatcataataataattaaatagttGTAaggtaatttttaaaataaggcTTGAAGCACTTTTTGAATCTTTACAACACAAAAGCAAGGAAAGtcttatcaatataaatgcTGGTCCAGCCAGCTTAGtgttataatgatatatttataaaattgttaatcAAAAACCCATGTGATATGTTAAAATTTTTTGTAACAATAGAAACCCATgtgaaacattataaatttgttaATCTAGAAACCCATgtgatacatttataaatttgttaCTGTAGAATCCCATGCATTACATTTATAAACTTGTTACTTTAGAATCCCATGTGATACATTCATCAATCTGTTTCTCAAGAAACCAtatgatacatttataaacttgTTACTCAAGAAACCCATgtgatacatttataaacttCTTACTCTAAAAACCCATGTGATACATGTGTTACTCAAGAAACCCATGTTACAAATTAATAGATTTGTAACCTTTAAACTGTTACTTTCGTAAATTACATTGTCTCTATGttcttattttgataatattaacTTTCCATTTTGATTATACTAAGAGCAGTCTTTTCcaactaaaaatataataaaataatacgaCATATACACCCCAGGGGCCATGTTCAAAAACAACTTAGATTAAACTTAAATTGAAGATTAGAATCTGAGTGATTTAATTatactgtaaaaataattaaccAATAGAGGTTCATATTAGAATCTGAGTGATTTGATTGgattgttaaaatacatttgacCTATAGAGGAAATGGTATCACTGAGGCAGGTCAAAGGTTAAACATACAAACGATATTGTATACAGCCCTAGAAGCCCAAAAGAATATATCACACAGTTTACAGGCATAATAGGTTCAAGGCCTAAGGAATACTTTTCTTCCCACTGTTtgccattttttaaatgattatacaATTTAAGCTAAGGCACAACAATTTAACACATGATAAAATTGAATTGATATGATAAAGGCCACATCCACCATTAAAATTCAAACAGAATGTAAACAAAGCAGATCTGcaaatcatattattattataagcaGTAAACATCATTTACTGAAACTCAAACATGAGATTCATATAAAATGCATGTGATGTGAATACACAGTATGGAATGTACAAGATATCAAAATAGCAATGTATTGCCTATAAAATGTATACAGAACAAGAATGCAGCAGAGCGAAAGCCAATGCTCATCTGTTTTCCCCCAGTCAGACAAGATGCAAaactcaataattataaaagccAGAGTTATAGGCCATGCTGTACATGAGTGTACTGAGTCTGGCAagatatgtaccaagtttcattccaGTATCTTTAACAGCTcatgagttatggccaaggtgaAAAAATGCACCATGACAATGCGGTTGACGACATCAAGACTTTAAACAATCTTTGACCTTAAACTATAAAAAGTTTAGCATAATCTCAGtgattttttcttcaaaatatcaCAGACTTATTACAATATGCATTGCACAATTTTACTCAATGAATTTTCACATTATAATCAGTAGTAGCTTTGATCTTGAAAGTACATTAACAACTTAGCATAACATCTATGGTAGAATCTCAAACTTAATATAGATTTTATACTAAGAAAAACCcatttcattataataaaaagattATAAATCTACAATAGTTCAGCCTccattatgttaaataaatgtctaaataagCAACATATACATAGCATCTTTGATGCAAAACAAAACTGTATTCAGTATGACAACATTGACAACTTCACTCTCTTGAATATCATAGATTATCATTTGATAACCACATGAAAACTGCCATCAGCCTTGAAATGGCGCGTAAATCTCTCTCCGTGGTAGATGAAGGGAGGCATGGGGAGGTTGTTTTTGGTCCCGTAGATGGCACAATTCTTGAAGGGGCACGGGGACTCCTTCCAGGCATAGCGAACACCAACAAGACTCTCCAAGTCACACTGGGATGCGTAGCTTTCTGTCACATtagctttaaaaacaaacagggtatataagatataatatttatgttgcTAAAGTCATTTCTATTGAAAACTAGATATAACGTCAATGTCTATTTCATTGCTGCTCTCTTTAGGACAAGCgtgttgtcatggatatgcaaGAACACCGCAGTGAGCATTCACACTGCATTACCCACAAAAAGTACAAGTCAATCCTAAGATAAAATGccaatgtatgtattttattcaataaaagatTTTAGCTTAAATGAccatgatatttgtttaaatacatgtacaatacaaaGTCCACATGTATAGAATAAGGACCTGACATATGATTGGTTTAAAGCTTTGTATTTAATGCTTcatttaaatggtaaaatgagttcatGCAACTACACCACCCAGAGAATACAAGTGCATAAAACCTCACTCTTGCATAACAAGAGTTATAGGGTAAGTGTTacatataatgttgtaatattgacacctcaacttccattccttaaatgaactgcctttcggcaattgcgttcatcaatcgatgaacgcaacatcatcggatatgttcggatcgcaattcatcgcataacaatatacatgaaaactattgatcttgttattgtttgtattgtgtcagcaagTCCCGTAAagtataaatcaacattttagaaagtgctaagttattaaaattttacgtttttgttgccaaaagtgtttcaattttatgtttaaaagcgatttcaagtggttgatcatTTCCCGTGTTATTGtgacatcattaaaaaaaaaaaattccggTAACAGTCGAGCCGTCCTATTTatagaatgggtaagaaaggaatactgaaaggtaatctgaaatgaaatgaagtatttttttaacgtttcttgaataaaataatgaactattggtgtaaatataaggaataaattacggggttgatgtcattatcggggatatgaacgcaattgggctggtcaaagtatgcgtggagtcctttggactccacacacttagaccagcccaattgcgttcataccccgataatgacatcgaccccgcaattcattccttaaataacttgtttcacaatcaacgtaaaataaatgaacttttcAAAGTATATTGCAATTGTATGTAGAAATGTCCTACCTCTGTCGTATGCCTGCATGGTCGTGGTGGGCAGCCACCAGGACTTCCCCGTCTCACACACAGCTGGACGTGCAAATGAACAGCAGATCTACAGGAAAGAGGTAACGAAGTCTGAACATTGTAAACTTGAGCATGCAAATCTATCATAAGGGatcatataataacaaaatttaacaaGAGCGCAGCGAAGTAATGCCAAGACcttaactcaacaattattaaagccagagttataggCCCCTATGAACATCTTAGTATTGTGTTCTACCGGTAAGTTACTTTtgaatatacagtcaaaccctgttggctcgaaatTACTTGGCCTAAATTCTTCGTTGGCTctaactggatgtaaaggaccaatttttGTATCTGAGGGTAAGAATTCCCGCCTTGCTTGAATTTTTGGAGGCTCAATGCATTTTTGCCAGTCCCTGGGAGTTTGAATCAAAGGGGTTCGACAGTATTTAACTATGTTAGAGTTATGGcaaaggttaaagttttttgcacaacaacatcaacgcagacaacgacaccaaggctatgacaatagctcaacttttttctttgattcATAGATAAGCTCATTAACAAAAGAATGTTTTGATATCAATGAAAACTCAACTTATTCTCCACTTACTTCAAATCCATCCAGCCACAGCTGGGTAAGAGCCATTGAATACTGTATCTCGACTTGTGTATAGTTGTAGGGTAGCTCCCGTGATACGTGCACCTGTACTGGgtatgggccttgaaatgacACATTCCGTCCGTAACCCACCGCCAGCCCACCCAGCACCAGACGGCGAGCCACATCCTGCTTGTCTCGGGGATGAATTctgatttaaaaattattttaaattttaatatcatCACTATTCTTTATCAAACAGTTTGGTTGTaagcattttcaaaaaagagaTATAAACATCATAGATAAACACCAAGTACGTAGACTATAACTGTttaagtgtaagatcgtaatatatttcccAGAGTGAACACCGAAAgatatatttcacaagtggcgTAGCCACAAAGGAATTATTcatttttggtgttcacaagatgaaatatattgctatctaaCACTGTAACAAACTATTTGtctttatattatatgcccaaaattggtattaaaagtcatttaattacaattttttagaaaaatgtgccaatttgtatcatttcagaaatgacgtcattgaaattgtgtcccagccctgtgcacGCTGGCGTATGATTAGGAACTGAGAGCTggctaaattttcaaaacagtgaaaaatatcaaattgatattttcactgtttgaaacaatctctataaaccatcaaaaagcatataataaaaagcataTCACTTATTGATTTTGTTCGCATCCCAGTACAAGGTGTTTACTACTATAAATAAGTGACCTTTACTCataagtatttcattttatccagaacatttttaaagttacCATTTCAAACTGAAATGACGCTAATTATTTACaagaatttttcaaaatagtccCTTACGCTCCTAAAGGGGATTGGAAGTCTGGCAGATCCATGGCAACAGCCATAAACACTTTGCGTAGACGGTGGTTCGGAACGTAGCCATAGTCAGCCGTTTGGTGCCACCGAATGTCCGGGAAACCTGAACTGATCGAGTAGTCTGGCCGATAGCCTGCTAGCTGAACGTACACAGGATTTCTCGATTTTTTAACAcgaaaatgtataattatatcacGTTCAccaataatttgatttttttcttgaatttttttatgaatgttttccatttcatttcTTACAAGTATAAGTTTTCAattctatttttgttattatataatcTTTATACAGAAGTTTTTCTAGAAGACAACACAGCTACAAGATTATTGTGGAGCAAATGCCAATGTTTgcctgttgttgtgttttacagTCGAACTAGCagcaaaaaacaataattattaaagccaaagttatggcccttactTTACATGTGTGTAGTGTTTttacatgtgtaccaagttttaattgaaaaactTAGGACAACGTTTAAGTTTTTGACAGCTACAACACCTGTGCAAAGGCAAtcaccaaaaaaaaattttgTTCATCTACTTAAAAAAACCGACGAgctaaaacaaatatcacaaaatcaaaatctaTTTAAAGATATGCAAACGAACACATACCTGCACAAAACCAAAAGGGAATGTAGAGTCTGTGTCACTGGAGGCATGAAACTTCTTCCTCCAGTCATCAATCATACCAGGGAACGTACAGTTATACTTGTCCATGTGATGCCCAGCCAGGGCATTGTTTTCACCTGCAACATTGAATGCCATTGTGTACCaccaattattttatgttttgaatattacaTGTACCTAATTCTGTGATTAATGGGTATTAATGGAGAAGTGggggtggtctagtggtaaaggtgtccacGTCTCACCCAAGAGTTTGTTAGTTCAAGCCTCAACTGGGGTACTTTtgtggcctctcaaaaaggacaggAAATGGGTCGATAGCGATTCATATCAGCTTAAAAGGTGTCCTTACAAGCgagcaaaaataaattagtataaacgaATGTGTATTAAAATGAGCACCAAAAAGCAATGTTGgcttaaaacttcaaaaaaagTATCACTTTCCTTTAAATTACCAATTTAATCAGTATCTGAGATGAATTCtcttaacacattttttttttgtcactacgacttttttttattttaatactgtccACAGGAAAGAGGGAAAATTTGTGCTAGTTTACTTTtcgatttgataaaaataaaagtgatattgtttttatattttattactaaTTAAAAAGCAATCATCCTTCTTTAATTTCTAGTTttataaactaaaaatataccgttttaataatgttgagCCGATAAGGTTATGGACATTTCATTGAAAACTATTGTTACAAGACTGGTTTGCAGTGTTGCCAACCATAAAGGGATGACAATTCTTTTTCCAATATATACCggtatataatttttaaaacagcaaaacagTGATTACACAGGTCTGAGACAGGCATATAAACCAtataaatggtatatatttattgtcagcataatgaaaaacaacaacaaaacattggCCTTACAGTTtagttttttgcatttttaattgtgAAATGATCAATAAGCTTTTCAATATGAGTCATACTCCAGTTCATTTTTCAAGGTTCGCCAGAACTTGTGTCCATTTTATTGAGTGGCAGCCCCTTTAGGGGCTCAAACACATGACTTCTTGAGTGACAGGCAAATACCTCCTAAACTGTAAATATCCCTTCCCAGAAATCTTTTCATGAAGAAAGAGTGGcaactttttgataaaaaacaattccTTCTGTAAAACCAATTTCAGAAATCTTTTCATATACAAAGAGTTGTAATTTTTTGGCAACTTTTGACAATCCTACTCACCCTGATACCAGATGGCGCCATATATTGACATGTTCAGGAGTGGGTGGATCATTGCATTCCACAGTATAGAGAACTCTTGAGGCCCTTCCAGAGGTGCAATGGTGTCATTGCTCTCATAATGGCTGAAATAGTAAGAGAATTGATTGTATAATTAGAACCATACTTTTCTTCTTCAGCCatttttaggctgtaggccgctaggcctgcagacttttataaccgtatctcggaaatcgcatcggcagatcgacataacatttttcaCTATTGGCaaattaatgcgcgcacgggcgtatcaaccccagcagggttagaactgcggtggtcaccgacctaatttacatttacattcacaTCAAACGTAGTACCTAGTAGGCAATAGCTACggactgcgttctgcatattaATTAGCTTGCTGTAAATAACGCTGTAATGAGTTCTCAAtctatgttatgcggttaatatagttcgaataagctgcgttttgcgtaatataacgcaatttaattgttcaataagcaattattttaatatcggcGAGTTACAGAAggcaatataaaaagcagaatccTTTATACCTGTTTTTCGATTTTGCTTCGGCCGCAGACcgataatatctacatgtacattgtagtttAGAATAGAATGTGGGTCATCGTATTCGGAAGGTGTACTCCCCGGAAATAAACTCTGGGAAGTCGTCAAAACCCGGAAAAACATGGATCGTATTATGATGCTGATTAGgcgttaaatataaattcataatgttttaaatgaatgcttcattttatcctacaatCATTTTCTTGGGGGGATTTAGTTATTTCATGAGtgtattttctatgttttaaatttcttgacatttttttattgagattgttagt
Proteins encoded in this region:
- the LOC128232644 gene encoding sialate O-acetylesterase-like isoform X2 is translated as MFYTIFTMHSNIICFLILCCFCFTCCHLQERVEEFNIDVQKFQRKLVPFQDVAEIQSSTKGIIKQANFSFASYYNDQMVLQGSPRKAMVWGYAANGTQGMPVLLTVAALNSTHTYKTVVTQQLIWSVAIGPYEAGGPYNVSAKLKSSVITLTDILFGDVWICSGQSNMQYPMSKVFNSTAELADTVNYPDIRVFVVNDKTSNMPLSDLSANGGILLPWTKPSPATIGGKQFTQFSAVCWLYGKYLYQQLKKPLGLVETSWGGTPVEAWSSPDVLNKCGLKQTNQTNQLTHHYESNDTIAPLEGPQEFSILWNAMIHPLLNMSIYGAIWYQGENNALAGHHMDKYNCTFPGMIDDWRKKFHASSDTDSTFPFGFVQLAGYRPDYSISSGFPDIRWHQTADYGYVPNHRLRKVFMAVAMDLPDFQSPLGAIHPRDKQDVARRLVLGGLAVGYGRNVSFQGPYPVQVHVSRELPYNYTQVEIQYSMALTQLWLDGFEICCSFARPAVCETGKSWWLPTTTMQAYDRANVTESYASQCDLESLVGVRYAWKESPCPFKNCAIYGTKNNLPMPPFIYHGERFTRHFKADGSFHVVIK